The genomic interval TGCTGGTTGTCGGACTGCTGGCCCTGAAATTCCAGTCCGGTGTATTAACTGCCGGTGGATGGAGCTTTCTCGCCGGAATCATCATTTTTTCCGGCAGTCTCTATACACTTTCCCTCAGCGGTATCACCAGACTCGGAGCCATCACCCCGATCGGAGGACTGTTCTTCATCGCCGGCTGGATACTGCTGGCCTGCGCAGTACTGAAAGGAGACTGAAGTGAAATTTCTGCTTTCCATGATCTCCCTCGTCAGTTTTTGCGGATGCTCAACCCTTTCCTTTAAAGATGCGGGAAAGAGTCTGACTATTGCCGCAGCCTATGAACAATCAGACGAAAAACAACAGGGCATGACGCAACGCGATTACGAAACCATGATCCGCACCAAGTCGTCACAATCCCGCCAACGTTAACCGGTCTTTCTTTTTCCGAAATCCGACTGCCCGTTTTAAATATTCAAATTATTTGAATGTTTGCTTTGACACCACCCCGGTTTTAAATATTCTGACCTCATGAATCTTTAAACAAAGGAGACCCCTGGTGAGTACGAAAAAACATTGGATCGCCCTGACCCTGTGCCTGACTGTGGCTTTTTCCATTCTGGGCTATTTTGGAATTGATATCTATCGCGAAGCCCCGCCGCTGCCGCAGCGGATTGTAAGTGCTTCCGGAGAAGAGCTGTTTACACTGGATGATCTTCAGCAGGGCCAGCTGGTCTGGCAGTCTACCGGCGGACAGCAGATGGGCTCGGTCTGGGGACACGGGGCCTATCAGGCGCCGGACTGGTCGGCCGACTGGCTGCACCGTGAAAGCATCGCCCTGCTCAATATCTGGAGTCAGCGCGAACTGGGCGTGGATTTTGCGCAGGCGGATGCCGGACAGCAGGCGGTCCTGCAGGCCCGCCTGAAGGAAGAGATGCGGCATAACGGCTATAATCCCGAAACCGGAACGCTCACCCTTTCCGACGACCGGACCGCCGCCATGCGCATCGTGGCCGCGCATTATGAATCGCTTTTCAGCGGAGACCCGGAACTGCAGGATCTCCGGGAAGCCTATGCCATGCACAATCATGCCGTTAAAGAGGTTTTCCGCCGGAAACAGCTCGCCGGATTTTTCTTCTGGACCAGCTGGGCCTGTGCCGCGGAACGTCCCGGACTATCGATCAGCTATACCAACAACTGGCCGCATGAACCGCTGATCGGGAACACCCCCACCGGCGCAAATTTTATGTGGTCCATGATCAGCATTATTTCTCTGCTGGCGGCTGTCGGCGGCCTGGTCTGGTATGAAGCATTCCGCCGTAGAAAAGAAGATGACCATTTTCCGCCGGCCCCCACCGCCGACCCGTTGAAAAAGCTGGTGATTACACCCTCCATGAAAGCCCTGTGGAAATATGCACTGGTGGTATTTGTCCTGTTCGGAGTTCAGGTGATGCTTGGCGCGCTGACCGCCCACTACACGGTTGAAGGGCAGGACTTTTTCGGCATTCCGATCGCCGAAATCCTTCCCTATGCCGTATCCCGCACCTGGCATATTCAGACCGCGATGTTCTGGATTGCCACGGCATTTCTGACAGCAGGCCTGTTCCTTGCTCCCATTATCGGCGGGCACGAACCAAAGTTCCAGCGCCTGGGTGTGAATGTCCTTTTCGTTGCACTGCTGCTCGTTGTGGCGGGTTCGCTGGCCGGCGAATGGCTGGGCGTCATGCAGACAATGGAATTGAAATATAATTTCTGGTTCGGGCACC from Verrucomicrobia bacterium S94 carries:
- a CDS encoding DUF423 domain-containing protein — translated: MNTTARLFLSLGAISGAFGVMLGAFGAHGLQHKLSAKMMATWQTGVEYQFYHTFALLVVGLLALKFQSGVLTAGGWSFLAGIIIFSGSLYTLSLSGITRLGAITPIGGLFFIAGWILLACAVLKGD
- a CDS encoding nitric-oxide reductase large subunit, giving the protein MVSTKKHWIALTLCLTVAFSILGYFGIDIYREAPPLPQRIVSASGEELFTLDDLQQGQLVWQSTGGQQMGSVWGHGAYQAPDWSADWLHRESIALLNIWSQRELGVDFAQADAGQQAVLQARLKEEMRHNGYNPETGTLTLSDDRTAAMRIVAAHYESLFSGDPELQDLREAYAMHNHAVKEVFRRKQLAGFFFWTSWACAAERPGLSISYTNNWPHEPLIGNTPTGANFMWSMISIISLLAAVGGLVWYEAFRRRKEDDHFPPAPTADPLKKLVITPSMKALWKYALVVFVLFGVQVMLGALTAHYTVEGQDFFGIPIAEILPYAVSRTWHIQTAMFWIATAFLTAGLFLAPIIGGHEPKFQRLGVNVLFVALLLVVAGSLAGEWLGVMQTMELKYNFWFGHQGYEYVDLGRFWQILLFSGLLLWLILVLRGLWPALKKKDDNRHMVAIFIFAATAIGLFYASGFFYGAKTHISVMEYWRWWVVHLWVEGFFEVFATIAIATIFCKLGLVRAGSASRAVLYSSCIFLIGGIPGTFHHLYFSGTPFSVVAIGAMFSALEVVPLLLIGLEARETSRHIESAEWMQRYKWPLTFFMGVAFWNFVGAGVFGFLINPPIALYYMQGLNTTPVHAHAALFGVYGLLSLGLVLLVIRCIQPDRVWNDRVLKLAYWGMNGGLALMIALSLLPIGIAQTVASVDVGLWYARSADFLQQGWVQNLRWLRMIGDVVFMAGVSGLLFFGAGLLRPKPEGKKN